The nucleotide sequence GGCGCTCGGCGGCGCCGGATCCGCTGGCGACGCTGGTGCTGGTGGCCACGGTGGCGGTGCTGCACCTCTCGCGCGTGACACCCATGAAGGCGATGCTGGGCGGGGCCGCGGTGGGCGTGCTCCGGAGCCGGCTGGTGGCGCTCGGCGCATGGGCTCGGCCATGACGCAGATGCCGCCGGTCGCCTCCGTGACGCGTCCCAGCACCGCCGCGCTGCTCAAGTACTTCCTCTACCTCGGCAGCCTGGGCTTCGGCGGGCCCGTCGCCCTCGTGGGCTACATGCAGCGTGATCTCGTGGAGCAGCGCGGCTGGTTCACGAAGGAGGAATACATGAAGTCGCTGGCGCTGGCCCAGCTGGCGCCGGGTCCGCTGGCCGCGCAGCTCGCCATCTGCCTGGGCTACGTGCACTCGCGCGTGGCCGGCGCCACCCTCGTTTCGGCGGCGTTCATCCTGCCGTCGTTCATCATGACCCTCGCCATCAGCTGGCTCTATGTGCGCTTCGGCGGGCTGCCGTGGATGCAGGCGGCCTTCTACGGCGTGGGCGCCGCGGTGATCGGCATCATCGTGCTCGCCGCGTACAAGCTCGCCAAGCTCACGATCGCGAAGGATCGGGTGCAGTGGGTGATCTTCGCGGTGCTGGCGGTCGTCACCGCGTGGACCGAGTCCGAGATCCTCTGGCTGTTCTTGCTCGCTGGGGTGGTCGCCATGGTGGCGCAGGCGCCGCCGGCCTGGCTCAAGCGTCGCGTGCCCGCGTGCCTGGCGGTGGCCGCCACGCCGGAGGTGCTCGCACAGATCCTCGTGTACTTCGCCAAGGCGGGCGCCTTCGTCTTCGGCAGCGGCCTGGCCATCGTGCCGTTCCTCTACGCCGGCGTGGTGCAGCAGTACCACTGGCTCAACGATCAGCAGTTCATCGACGCGGTGGCGGTGGCCATGCTCACGCCCGGCCCCATCGTCATCACGGTGGCCTTCATCGGCTACCTGGTGGCGAGCTTCCCCGGCGCCGTGGCCGCGGCGGTGGGCGTGTTCCTGCCCGTGTATCTCTTCGTCGTGATCCCGTATCCCTATTTCGATCGCATCAGCGCGAACCCGAAGGTGAAGGCCTTCGTGGCCGGCGTGACCGCGGCGGCCTCGGGGACCATCGCGGGGGCCTGCTTCGTCCTCGCCCGGCGCGCGATTATCGACGTGCCGACCGTGCTGATCGCGCTCGCCGTGCTCGGCATTACCTGGCGGTTCAAGGTACCCGAACCCCTGCTCATCGCCGCCGGCGCGG is from Candidatus Methylomirabilota bacterium and encodes:
- a CDS encoding chromate transporter, producing MTQMPPVASVTRPSTAALLKYFLYLGSLGFGGPVALVGYMQRDLVEQRGWFTKEEYMKSLALAQLAPGPLAAQLAICLGYVHSRVAGATLVSAAFILPSFIMTLAISWLYVRFGGLPWMQAAFYGVGAAVIGIIVLAAYKLAKLTIAKDRVQWVIFAVLAVVTAWTESEILWLFLLAGVVAMVAQAPPAWLKRRVPACLAVAATPEVLAQILVYFAKAGAFVFGSGLAIVPFLYAGVVQQYHWLNDQQFIDAVAVAMLTPGPIVITVAFIGYLVASFPGAVAAAVGVFLPVYLFVVIPYPYFDRISANPKVKAFVAGVTAAASGTIAGACFVLARRAIIDVPTVLIALAVLGITWRFKVPEPLLIAAGAVVGVVIISLR